A single genomic interval of Rosistilla ulvae harbors:
- a CDS encoding arylsulfatase: MKTQLRIHRWMPALPVTALLAACLMSVGATAQAEEKKPNIMFIMADDIGWMQPGCYHRGLMVGETPNIDRLASEGGLFMHYYAQQSCTAGRTAFFTGMNPMRAGMLMPQLPGAISYLRPGTPSLAKFLLDQGYSTGEFGKNHLGDHPDSLPTAHGFQEFWGYLYHLDAMQGVSFPDINKSPTEQAVVPPMKMVPIPGIPETPGAITPEEGVCMAAPRPILWMKSSDGTAKNQSGKDEGPLTLERSKTIDEEISAKVVDWLDRQDPEKTDKPFFCWYNPARMHITTMLSPKYEAMLGVKGGKDWGINEVGMKQLDDNIGVVLKKLEDMGELDNTIIVFTTDNGAEVITFPDGGTTPFKGGKLTTWEGGMRAPCVVRWPGKIKPGTIFKEIFASQDWLPTLVEIAGGAKDNELNEQIMSGKYPGIVKTKLDGFNQTEYLTGESKESARDTFFYYTGAQPSAVRYKNWKFYYTMVGAGAMDGLMGAQTYHWTQLANIKRDPFEISVGADTKSLMSYAGALAAPSTAYVYDWNLLPIGQLLWEKELMSYKKFPPLQMAASYNLDQILESLKSQSGSRSD; this comes from the coding sequence ATGAAAACGCAGCTACGCATCCACCGCTGGATGCCGGCCCTCCCGGTCACGGCACTGTTGGCAGCCTGCCTGATGTCTGTTGGCGCCACCGCTCAAGCGGAGGAGAAAAAGCCGAACATCATGTTCATCATGGCGGATGACATCGGATGGATGCAGCCGGGTTGTTATCATCGAGGCTTGATGGTCGGGGAAACCCCCAATATCGACCGGCTTGCCAGCGAGGGCGGCCTCTTCATGCACTACTATGCCCAGCAAAGCTGCACGGCCGGGCGGACAGCGTTTTTCACCGGCATGAATCCCATGCGGGCTGGAATGCTGATGCCCCAGTTGCCAGGTGCGATTTCGTACCTGCGCCCCGGCACGCCAAGCCTGGCAAAGTTCCTTTTAGATCAGGGCTACAGCACCGGTGAGTTCGGCAAGAACCACCTCGGCGATCATCCCGATTCCCTGCCGACCGCGCATGGATTCCAGGAATTCTGGGGTTACCTCTACCACCTGGATGCGATGCAAGGGGTCAGCTTCCCCGACATCAACAAGAGTCCGACCGAGCAAGCCGTCGTGCCACCGATGAAGATGGTGCCGATCCCCGGTATTCCTGAAACGCCCGGCGCCATCACTCCCGAGGAAGGCGTTTGCATGGCCGCCCCGCGGCCAATTTTGTGGATGAAATCGTCCGATGGTACCGCGAAGAATCAGAGCGGCAAGGACGAAGGCCCGCTGACCCTCGAACGCTCGAAGACTATCGATGAGGAAATTTCCGCCAAGGTCGTGGACTGGCTCGATCGCCAAGATCCCGAGAAGACGGACAAGCCCTTCTTCTGCTGGTACAACCCGGCCCGTATGCACATCACCACGATGTTGTCGCCCAAGTATGAAGCCATGCTCGGCGTGAAGGGGGGCAAGGATTGGGGAATCAACGAAGTCGGCATGAAGCAGCTCGACGACAACATCGGTGTCGTCCTCAAAAAGCTCGAGGACATGGGTGAACTTGACAATACCATCATCGTCTTCACGACCGACAACGGCGCGGAAGTCATCACCTTCCCTGATGGAGGCACCACTCCATTCAAAGGCGGCAAGCTGACCACTTGGGAGGGCGGCATGCGTGCCCCCTGCGTCGTCCGCTGGCCCGGAAAGATTAAGCCGGGCACTATCTTCAAAGAAATCTTCGCCTCCCAAGACTGGCTGCCCACGCTCGTCGAAATCGCGGGCGGTGCCAAGGATAACGAACTCAATGAGCAAATCATGTCGGGCAAATATCCCGGCATCGTGAAGACCAAGCTCGATGGGTTCAATCAGACCGAATACCTGACGGGTGAGTCGAAAGAATCGGCTCGCGACACGTTCTTCTACTACACCGGCGCACAGCCCTCGGCCGTGCGATACAAGAACTGGAAGTTCTACTACACAATGGTCGGTGCCGGTGCGATGGATGGACTGATGGGGGCTCAAACCTACCACTGGACTCAGCTTGCCAATATCAAACGCGATCCGTTCGAGATCAGCGTCGGTGCCGATACGAAGTCGCTGATGAGTTACGCCGGAGCACTCGCAGCACCTAGCACTGCGTACGTCTACGACTGGAACCTGTTGCCGATCGGCCAACTTCTGTGGGAGAAGGAGCTGATGTCATATAAAAAGTTCCCGCCTCTGCAGATGGCAGCCAGCTACAACCTCGACCAGATCTTGGAGTCGTTGAAAAGCCAAAGTGGCTCCCGCTCGGACTGA
- a CDS encoding bifunctional diguanylate cyclase/phosphohydrolase encodes MIDTTPTSPTGQSTAEPRQVDAVEGFERISTLLGDLNRLPSGTVANRSEYDADGSHENQLLSVRLGVATSLFYSLRCKHRQTADHSLRVALGCSVWADRLQLPTELRDRLEVAALLHDIGNIATPDRVLKKPGHLTADERLIMDQAPDVACEILRGCCNDDSLLNILRYSRNWYKAGNDSDQIQGDDLPLGARMLAIVESFDSMTTDQVYRRAFSQERAVAELFQCAGTQFDPDLVRDYAVLLENRPELMYATAARRWLQELQGEFSNRFWSSSPSSSSGTTGERQTGQLLFHQHLLDTMCDGVVAIDGEGVITHWNYAFERMTNIAADAMIGQAWSDSLVGWEDTRAPSGDSVGLSSCLRSGAQSRRRMRMVLPEGKETPVKVNFIPILAAENRVQGALAIVNDISQEESLEQKVQSLHVKATRDGLTGVANRAEFDRALGDVVEFAAEGKGPASLILCDIDRFKSVNDTFGHQAGDEALISFAEVLARHSRDGDLVARYGGEEFVLLCPGCDNATAAKRAETIRSDLERISQPALNNKCITASFGVTEYQSGDTESTVVARADRALYKAKENGRNRVVQLGSGLREPVDTMSDSSKGWFHWLLTPSKSNQVVAELVTRAPVEMVIEKLRGFIADHNAEILKVQDKRLELRLDVRSSIHGRRSADGVSAFHLLIDLDERNVETGLHGEHSSLMETVIDASVSPWRSRDRRNREVKGACRNVIASLKSYLMADYVKQP; translated from the coding sequence ATGATCGATACAACCCCGACCTCTCCCACCGGGCAATCCACCGCAGAACCGCGCCAAGTTGACGCTGTGGAAGGGTTTGAAAGAATATCAACGCTGCTGGGGGATCTGAATCGATTACCTTCGGGGACTGTCGCCAACCGCAGCGAATACGACGCCGACGGATCGCACGAGAACCAATTGCTATCGGTTCGCTTGGGTGTCGCGACTTCGTTGTTCTACTCATTGCGTTGCAAGCATCGCCAAACCGCCGACCACAGTTTGCGGGTCGCTTTGGGATGTTCGGTCTGGGCCGATCGGCTGCAATTGCCGACGGAGCTGCGGGATCGGCTGGAAGTGGCCGCGTTGTTGCACGACATCGGCAACATCGCCACGCCCGATCGCGTGCTCAAAAAGCCGGGGCATCTGACCGCCGATGAGCGATTGATCATGGATCAGGCACCCGACGTGGCCTGTGAGATCTTGCGAGGTTGTTGCAATGACGACAGTTTGTTGAACATCTTGCGATACAGCCGGAATTGGTACAAAGCGGGAAACGATAGCGATCAAATCCAGGGCGATGATTTGCCGTTGGGGGCGCGAATGTTGGCGATCGTGGAGTCGTTTGATTCGATGACGACCGATCAGGTTTATCGGCGTGCCTTCAGTCAAGAGCGAGCCGTCGCCGAGCTGTTTCAGTGTGCGGGGACTCAGTTCGATCCCGATCTCGTCCGCGATTATGCCGTTCTGTTAGAGAATCGCCCGGAATTGATGTACGCCACCGCGGCGCGACGTTGGTTGCAAGAACTGCAGGGTGAATTCTCCAACCGTTTTTGGTCGTCGTCGCCATCGAGCTCCAGCGGAACGACGGGTGAACGCCAAACCGGACAATTGCTGTTCCACCAGCATCTGCTCGATACGATGTGCGATGGAGTCGTTGCGATCGACGGCGAAGGCGTGATCACTCATTGGAACTATGCATTTGAGCGGATGACCAATATCGCCGCCGACGCGATGATTGGCCAGGCTTGGTCCGATTCCTTGGTTGGTTGGGAGGACACTCGCGCGCCGTCGGGCGACTCGGTGGGTTTGAGTAGTTGTCTGAGAAGTGGTGCCCAGTCGCGGCGTCGGATGCGGATGGTCTTGCCCGAAGGAAAAGAGACGCCCGTCAAAGTGAATTTTATTCCGATCCTTGCCGCCGAGAATCGCGTGCAGGGAGCGTTGGCGATCGTCAACGATATCTCTCAAGAGGAATCGCTGGAACAGAAGGTCCAGTCGCTGCACGTCAAAGCGACTCGCGATGGGCTGACCGGTGTGGCGAATCGAGCTGAGTTTGATCGCGCGCTCGGCGACGTGGTCGAATTTGCCGCCGAGGGCAAGGGGCCGGCGAGTTTGATTCTGTGTGACATCGATCGATTCAAATCGGTCAACGATACCTTCGGCCATCAGGCTGGCGACGAGGCGCTGATTAGCTTTGCCGAAGTTTTGGCTCGCCACAGTCGCGATGGCGATTTGGTCGCCCGCTATGGTGGCGAAGAATTTGTGCTGCTGTGTCCGGGTTGCGACAACGCGACGGCGGCCAAGCGTGCCGAAACAATCCGTAGCGATCTAGAACGCATTTCTCAACCCGCGTTAAACAACAAATGTATCACTGCTAGTTTTGGTGTTACCGAATATCAATCGGGCGACACCGAATCGACGGTCGTCGCGCGGGCCGATCGGGCGTTGTACAAGGCGAAAGAGAACGGCCGCAATCGTGTCGTTCAGCTCGGTTCGGGACTGCGTGAACCGGTCGATACGATGTCGGACAGTTCGAAGGGCTGGTTCCACTGGCTGCTGACCCCATCGAAATCGAATCAAGTGGTGGCCGAATTGGTGACGCGTGCACCGGTCGAGATGGTGATTGAAAAGTTGCGTGGCTTTATCGCCGATCACAACGCGGAAATTCTCAAGGTTCAGGACAAGCGGTTGGAATTGCGGCTGGATGTCCGTTCATCGATTCATGGTCGGCGCAGTGCCGATGGCGTCTCCGCGTTCCATCTGTTGATCGATCTCGATGAGCGGAATGTCGAAACAGGGCTGCATGGCGAACACTCGTCGTTGATGGAGACCGTGATCGATGCCAGCGTGAGCCCTTGGCGCAGTCGGGATCGCCGCAATCGCGAGGTCAAAGGGGCCTGTCGCAATGTGATTGCCAGCCTGAAAAGTTATCTGATGGCCGATTACGTCAAACAACCGTAA
- a CDS encoding superoxide dismutase encodes MAYELPALPYAHDALEPHIDARTMEIHHGKHHQAYITKVNDAIAGTDLESKSIEDLISDLSAVPADKLGAVRNNGGGHANHSLFWTVMGPGCGGAPSGDLAAAIDSDLGGLEAFKAAFANAGATRFGSGWAWLYVSEGKLKVGSTANQDNPLMGEAVAGIGGTPLLGLDVWEHAYYLNYQNRRPDYINAFWEVVNWSAVADRFAAAK; translated from the coding sequence ATGGCTTACGAATTGCCTGCACTTCCTTATGCTCACGACGCATTGGAACCACACATCGATGCGCGCACGATGGAAATCCACCACGGGAAACACCATCAGGCTTACATCACCAAAGTCAACGACGCGATCGCCGGTACCGATCTGGAAAGCAAGTCGATCGAAGATCTGATCTCCGATCTCTCGGCAGTTCCCGCCGACAAGCTGGGTGCGGTTCGCAACAACGGCGGTGGACACGCGAATCACTCGTTGTTCTGGACCGTGATGGGCCCTGGATGTGGCGGTGCTCCCAGCGGCGACCTGGCGGCTGCGATCGACAGCGACCTGGGCGGATTGGAAGCATTCAAGGCAGCGTTTGCCAACGCCGGAGCGACTCGCTTTGGTAGCGGTTGGGCTTGGTTGTACGTCAGCGAAGGAAAGCTGAAAGTTGGCAGCACCGCCAACCAAGACAATCCTTTGATGGGCGAAGCCGTTGCCGGTATCGGTGGCACGCCGCTTCTCGGCTTGGACGTTTGGGAACACGCCTACTACCTGAACTACCAAAACCGTCGCCCCGACTACATCAACGCCTTCTGGGAAGTTGTTAACTGGAGCGCTGTTGCCGATCGTTTTGCAGCTGCCAAATAA
- the prmC gene encoding peptide chain release factor N(5)-glutamine methyltransferase → MSAEQAEKWTILKLLEWTTEYFGKSGSDSPRLDAELLLAEARGCQRIELYTAFNEEPDEAVRTAFRELVRRRGEGTPVSQLLGRKEFYSLSFRVSEDTLIPRPETEHLVIEALDEFKRLGQTNDKLQIADIGTGSGIIAICLAKNLPNAHVSAIDISPAALRIAELNAADHKVQDRIDFIESDLLAKLPATQPLDMICSNPPYVSEAEYAELDKSVRDFEPRQALVGGPDGTETIVRLIDEALPRLKPGGRLIFELSPMIADSVTEHLAHVDAAEDVRVIKDLSGHKRIISVARGK, encoded by the coding sequence ATGAGTGCCGAACAAGCCGAGAAGTGGACCATCCTGAAACTGCTGGAATGGACGACGGAGTACTTCGGCAAATCGGGCTCGGATTCGCCCCGCCTGGATGCCGAACTTCTGCTTGCCGAAGCCCGCGGTTGCCAACGGATCGAACTCTACACCGCCTTTAACGAGGAACCCGATGAGGCGGTGCGGACCGCGTTTCGCGAACTGGTCCGCCGCCGCGGCGAAGGGACGCCCGTTTCGCAACTGCTAGGACGCAAAGAGTTCTATTCGCTGTCGTTCCGCGTGAGCGAAGATACGCTGATCCCTCGCCCCGAGACCGAACACCTGGTGATCGAGGCGTTGGACGAATTCAAACGACTTGGCCAGACCAACGACAAACTGCAGATCGCCGATATCGGCACCGGCAGCGGAATCATCGCGATCTGCCTGGCCAAGAACCTGCCCAACGCTCACGTGTCGGCGATCGATATCTCGCCGGCAGCGCTGCGGATTGCCGAACTGAACGCAGCCGATCACAAGGTCCAAGACCGGATCGATTTTATCGAAAGCGATCTGTTGGCAAAGCTTCCCGCCACACAACCGCTGGACATGATCTGCAGCAACCCGCCTTATGTCAGCGAAGCCGAATACGCCGAGCTGGACAAATCGGTCCGCGATTTTGAGCCGCGACAGGCATTGGTCGGCGGCCCCGACGGGACCGAAACGATCGTCCGCCTGATCGACGAAGCGTTGCCTCGACTGAAGCCCGGCGGCCGATTGATCTTCGAACTCAGCCCAATGATCGCCGACAGCGTGACCGAACATCTGGCCCACGTCGACGCGGCTGAAGACGTCCGCGTGATCAAAGATCTGTCCGGTCACAAGCGGATCATCAGCGTCGCTCGCGGCAAATAG
- the prfA gene encoding peptide chain release factor 1, with protein sequence MTSIRDTLDEKLKRFLDLERQMSDPAVQSDGTLMSAVAREHGGLAKMANKFRTFKKLTDEIRGCKEIIEETDDPDEREMAEEEADSLRKKRESLWDELLTMTVGGEDSHRTRCVMEIRSGTGGDEAALFARDLFEMYRKHAERVGWKTEILDSSATELGGFKEITLAFEGESVFRDLQYESGGHRVQRVPETETQGRVHTSAATVAVMPEPEDVEVTLKSEDYRIDKFCASGPGGQHVNKTESAIRLTHHDTGIVVQCQDEKSQHKNLAKALRVLKTRIYEQKREEELARRADTRKSLIGSGDRSQRIRTYNFPQNRLSDHRINLTLYKLDQIIAGDLQPVTDAMIEYDRDQLRGDMGEV encoded by the coding sequence ATGACTTCCATTCGCGACACGCTAGACGAAAAGCTGAAACGGTTCCTCGACCTCGAACGCCAGATGTCCGACCCGGCGGTTCAGTCCGACGGGACGCTGATGTCGGCCGTCGCTCGCGAACATGGCGGACTGGCCAAGATGGCCAACAAGTTCCGCACGTTCAAGAAGCTGACCGATGAGATCCGCGGCTGCAAAGAGATCATCGAAGAGACCGACGATCCCGACGAACGGGAGATGGCCGAAGAGGAAGCCGACAGCCTGCGCAAGAAACGGGAATCGCTGTGGGATGAATTGTTGACGATGACCGTCGGCGGTGAAGACAGCCACCGGACACGCTGCGTGATGGAAATCCGATCGGGGACCGGCGGCGACGAAGCGGCGCTGTTCGCTCGCGATCTGTTCGAGATGTACCGCAAACACGCCGAACGCGTCGGTTGGAAAACCGAGATCCTCGATTCGAGCGCGACTGAGCTGGGCGGGTTCAAAGAGATCACGTTGGCTTTCGAAGGCGAAAGCGTCTTCCGCGACTTGCAATACGAATCGGGAGGGCACCGCGTGCAACGCGTCCCCGAGACCGAAACTCAAGGCCGCGTCCACACCTCCGCCGCCACCGTCGCGGTGATGCCCGAGCCCGAGGATGTCGAAGTCACTCTGAAATCCGAAGACTACCGAATCGACAAGTTCTGCGCATCGGGCCCCGGTGGCCAGCACGTCAACAAGACCGAATCAGCGATCCGACTGACGCACCACGACACCGGAATCGTCGTTCAGTGCCAGGACGAAAAGAGCCAGCACAAGAACTTGGCCAAGGCGCTGCGCGTATTGAAGACGCGGATCTACGAACAGAAGCGAGAAGAGGAACTGGCCAGGCGAGCCGACACGCGGAAGAGCCTGATCGGATCGGGAGACCGCAGCCAGCGGATCCGAACCTACAACTTCCCCCAAAACCGACTCAGCGACCACCGCATCAACCTGACCCTGTACAAGCTGGATCAGATCATCGCGGGCGACCTGCAACCGGTCACCGATGCGATGATCGAATACGATCGCGACCAGCTGCGGGGCGACATGGGCGAGGTCTAA
- the rpmE gene encoding 50S ribosomal protein L31: protein MKEGIHPNYQATEVTCGCGNTFTTRSVQPELKIDICNMCHPFYTGKLKFVDTAGRIDKFQKKFAAGSYASLAKAKKKK, encoded by the coding sequence ATGAAAGAGGGAATCCACCCTAATTACCAAGCCACCGAAGTCACTTGTGGTTGCGGTAACACGTTTACAACACGCAGCGTTCAGCCCGAACTGAAGATCGACATTTGCAACATGTGTCACCCTTTCTACACGGGCAAGCTGAAATTTGTTGATACCGCGGGTCGGATCGATAAGTTCCAGAAGAAGTTCGCTGCCGGCAGCTACGCCAGCCTGGCCAAGGCCAAGAAGAAGAAATAG
- a CDS encoding SHD1 domain-containing protein: protein MLLKISIALVGCATIAAATPENLSAEPLRYAPEPGSRFAYRFEIVVDGDDETITYKGVTKYTVNAAKDDQLRLTYHGGLSESKKFKGRQVPFGRRLGPPSIPRPFSRPTFAGKVTTTNQITLSSRGEVLAMTGDSQLPYLLGNVSLMPFETLPEEETQAWTNDSGVSITKNEPSGRMGGRFGPLDPFGRGDSGPKDVRAAGEVTKYAITGQQDGRVQISKSYQLTMPVNDKKQTYEMTGSGSWTFDRSTALPDAIDIQYTLTVNDGNTTVTVPIHVKYDRISSEALDRMEAEAKRIAEERAMAAKQAKEEAERPLTEEELAAAIADLRSGDDKRIQAQLEALAKKSVADPSPKVAAAIEAHIEHEDKKLRSAAQSALMRWAPDYKVVQDLKKAYRGFGTVKSTDREVDALTPLYVGQIVQFQEHGSFWFPGEIVSLNADKSVVVRRRAGSSRKVTVKRRNIQLAPEQLPQPNEPASAPDAPMTAEGTSPVRTWSDATGRFKIEANLLRVENGGAVLKRTDGREVTVPVKKLSSADQAYLNDWEAALHAENPFEP, encoded by the coding sequence ATGTTGCTGAAGATTTCGATTGCGTTGGTGGGCTGTGCTACGATCGCAGCGGCCACTCCTGAAAATCTCTCGGCCGAACCACTACGGTATGCTCCCGAGCCGGGTTCGCGTTTTGCCTATCGCTTCGAAATCGTCGTCGATGGCGACGATGAAACGATCACCTACAAGGGCGTGACGAAATATACAGTCAACGCAGCGAAGGATGACCAGCTTCGGTTGACCTACCATGGCGGGCTGTCGGAATCGAAGAAATTCAAAGGACGCCAGGTTCCCTTTGGCCGCCGGCTTGGACCGCCATCAATTCCTCGCCCTTTCTCCCGCCCAACCTTTGCTGGCAAGGTGACGACCACAAACCAGATCACGCTTTCGTCACGCGGCGAGGTCTTGGCGATGACCGGCGATTCCCAACTGCCCTACCTGCTGGGGAACGTATCGCTGATGCCATTCGAGACGCTCCCCGAAGAGGAGACGCAGGCGTGGACGAACGACTCGGGCGTGTCGATCACCAAAAACGAACCGAGTGGTCGAATGGGAGGACGCTTCGGGCCGTTGGATCCTTTTGGCCGCGGCGACAGCGGTCCCAAGGACGTGCGTGCAGCGGGGGAGGTCACAAAATATGCAATCACTGGCCAGCAGGATGGGCGAGTGCAGATCAGCAAGTCGTATCAGTTGACGATGCCCGTCAACGACAAGAAACAGACCTATGAAATGACCGGCTCCGGCTCCTGGACGTTCGACCGAAGCACGGCTCTGCCCGATGCCATCGACATCCAGTACACGTTGACCGTCAACGACGGCAACACGACCGTGACCGTTCCGATCCATGTGAAATATGATCGCATCTCCAGCGAAGCGCTCGATCGCATGGAGGCGGAAGCCAAGCGAATCGCCGAAGAGCGGGCGATGGCGGCGAAGCAAGCCAAGGAAGAGGCGGAGCGACCGCTGACCGAAGAGGAGTTGGCGGCAGCGATCGCCGATCTCCGGTCGGGAGATGATAAAAGAATCCAGGCTCAGCTAGAAGCGTTGGCGAAGAAGAGCGTGGCGGATCCCAGCCCGAAGGTCGCCGCGGCGATCGAGGCTCACATCGAGCACGAGGACAAAAAACTGCGCTCCGCAGCTCAGAGCGCCTTGATGCGATGGGCGCCCGATTACAAGGTGGTCCAAGATCTGAAGAAGGCCTACCGCGGATTTGGGACGGTGAAGTCGACCGACCGCGAAGTCGATGCGTTGACGCCGTTGTATGTCGGCCAGATCGTCCAGTTCCAAGAGCACGGATCCTTCTGGTTCCCCGGAGAGATCGTCTCGTTGAACGCTGACAAAAGCGTGGTCGTTCGCCGGCGTGCCGGCAGCTCGCGGAAGGTCACTGTCAAACGCCGCAACATCCAACTGGCTCCCGAGCAATTACCGCAACCAAACGAACCCGCTTCGGCACCCGACGCACCGATGACAGCCGAGGGGACCAGTCCCGTTCGAACGTGGTCCGACGCCACGGGGCGATTCAAGATCGAAGCCAATCTGTTGCGAGTCGAAAATGGTGGCGCGGTGTTGAAGCGAACCGACGGGCGAGAAGTGACCGTTCCGGTGAAAAAGCTCAGCTCCGCCGACCAGGCCTATCTAAATGATTGGGAAGCCGCCCTCCACGCCGAAAACCCCTTCGAACCGTAA